From the genome of Populus alba chromosome 10, ASM523922v2, whole genome shotgun sequence, one region includes:
- the LOC118043130 gene encoding polygalacturonase-like: protein MAKLLCIPSLLLFIFLVSLNINISSAKTSYNVLTYGARPNGKTDSTQAFLDAWTAACGSTGPTMIYIPKGRYLLGSVAFTGGNCKSPDITIRIDGTLIAPEDYRILGLARNWLSFEGVSGVSIVGGALDAKGSPLWDCKSKGRNCPAGATTLSFVNSNNIKIDGLLSLNSQMFHIVINGCQNVKVQGVRVIAAGDSPNTDGIHVQLSTDVAIMNSSIKTGDDCISIGPGTKNLWIERVRCGPGHGISIGSLAKTMDEPGVQNVTVKSTIFTGTTNGFRIKSWARHSTGFVQAIRFIGATMINVQNPIIIDQNYCPHNLNCPNQVSGIQISDVMYQGIRGTSATPVAIKFDCSFKYPCKGIRLQNVNLTYFNKEAQSTCTNAIGKTYGQVQPDNCL, encoded by the exons ATGGCAAAGTTATTGTGCATTCCATCTCTACTGCTCTTCATTTTCTTGGTCAGCTTAAACATTAACATATCATCTGCCAAAACAAGTTATAATGTTCTTACTTATGGTGCCAGACCAAATGGGAAAACAGACTCCACCCAAGCCTTCCTTGATGCCTGGACAGCGGCATGTGGCTCTACCGGTCCGACTATGATTTACATACCAAAAGGAAGGTATCTGCTTGGTTCTGTGGCCTTTACAGGTGGTAATTGCAAAAGTCCTGATATCACTATAAGGATTGATGGGACCCTGATTGCTCCCGAGGATTATCGCATTCTTGGTCTCGCCAGAAATTGGCTTAGCTTTGAAGGTGTCAGCGGTGTCTCCATTGTTGGGGGGGCTCTTGATGCTAAGGGATCACCCTTGTGGGATTGCAAATCCAAAGGCAGAAATTGCCCTGCTGGAGCTACG ACTTTGAGCTTTGTGAACTCCAACAACATAAAGATCGATGGATTGCTGTCGCTAAACAGCCAAATGTTCCACATTGTGATAAATGGCTGCCAAAATGTGAAAGTCCAAGGAGTCAGAGTGATAGCTGCTGGTGACAGCCCAAACACAGACGGCATTCATGTCCAATTATCAACTGATGTTGCGATCATGAATTCCTCGATTAAAACCGGGGATGATTGTATCTCCATTGGACCCGGAACTAAGAACCTGTGGATCGAAAGGGTCAGATGTGGCCCCGGTCACGGCATCAG TATCGGAAGCTTAGCCAAGACCATGGATGAGCCCGGGGTTCAGAATGTGACAGTAAAGAGTACAATTTTTACGGGCACTACAAATGGGTTTAGAATTAAGTCATGGGCCAGACACAGCACTGGTTTTGTTCAAGCAATTCGATTCATTGGAGCCACTATGATTAATGTCCAAAATCCCATCATCATCGATCAAAATTACTGTCCGCACAATTTAAATTGCCCCAATCAG GTATCGGGCATACAAATAAGTGATGTCATGTATCAAGGTATTCGAGGAACATCTGCCACACCAGTtgctataaaatttgattgcAGCTTCAAATATCCATGCAAAGGTATAAGACTGCAGAATGTAAACTTGACCTACTTCAACAAAGAAGCTCAGTCAACTTGCACCAACGCGATTGGAAAAACATATGGTCAAGTTCAGCCAGAtaattgtttgtaa
- the LOC118043131 gene encoding polygalacturonase-like encodes MAKLLCIPSLLLFIFLVSLNINISSAKTSYNVLTYGARPNGKTDSTQAFLDAWTAACGSTDPTMIYIPKGRYLLGSVAFTGGNCKSPDITIRIDGTLIAPEDYRILGLASNWLSFEGVSGVSIVGGALDAKGSPLWDCKSKGSNCPAGATTLSFVNSNNIKINGLLSLNSQMFHIVINGCQNVQVQGVRVIAAGDSPNTDGIHVQLSTDVAIMNSSIKTGDDCISIGPGTKNLWIERVRCGPGHGISIGSLAKTMDEPGVQNVTVKSTIFTGTTNGFRIKSWARHSTGFVQAIRFIGATMINVQNPIIIDQNYCPHNLNCPNQVSGIQISDVMYQGIRGTSATPVAIKFDCSFKYPCKGIRLQNVNLTYFNKEAQSTCTNAIGKISGQVQPDNCF; translated from the exons ATGGCAAAGTTGTTGTGCATTCCATCTCTACTGCTCTTCATTTTCTTGGTCAGCTTAAACATTAACATATCATCTGCCAAAACAAGTTATAATGTACTTACTTATGGTGCCAGACCAAATGGGAAAACAGACTCCACCCAAGCCTTCCTTGATGCCTGGACAGCGGCATGTGGCTCTACCGATCCGACTATGATTTACATACCAAAAGGAAGGTATCTGCTTGGTTCTGTGGCCTTTACAGGTGGTAATTGCAAAAGTCCTGATATCACTATAAGGATTGACGGGACCCTGATTGCTCCCGAGGATTATCGCATTCTTGGTCTCGCCAGTAATTGGCTTAGCTTTGAAGGTGTCAGCGGTGTCTCCATTGTTGGGGGGGCTCTTGATGCTAAGGGATCACCCTTGTGGGATTGCAAATCCAAAGGCAGCAATTGCCCCGCTGGAGCTACG ACTTTGAGCTTTGTGAACTCCAACAACATAAAGATCAATGGATTGCTGTCGCTAAACAGCCAAATGTTCCACATTGTGATAAATGGCTGCCAAAATGTGCAAGTCCAAGGAGTCAGAGTGATAGCTGCTGGTGACAGCCCAAACACAGACGGCATTCATGTCCAATTATCAACTGATGTTGCGATCATGAATTCCTCGATTAAAACCGGGGATGATTGTATCTCCATTGGACCCGGAACTAAGAACCTGTGGATCGAAAGGGTCAGATGTGGCCCCGGTCACGGCATCAG TATCGGAAGCTTAGCCAAGACCATGGATGAGCCCGGGGTTCAGAATGTGACAGTAAAGAGTACAATTTTTACGGGCACTACAAATGGGTTTAGAATTAAGTCATGGGCCAGACACAGCACTGGATTTGTTCAAGCAATTCGATTCATTGGAGCCACTATGATTAATGTCCAAAATCCCATCATCATCGATCAAAATTACTGTCCGCACAATTTAAATTGCCCCAATCAG GTATCGGGCATACAAATAAGTGATGTCATGTATCAAGGTATTCGAGGAACATCTGCCACACCAGTtgctataaaatttgattgcAGCTTCAAATATCCATGCAAAGGTATAAGACTGCAGAATGTAAACTTGACCTACTTCAACAAAGAAGCTCAGTCAACCTGCACCAACGCAATTGGGAAAATATCTGGTCAAGTTCAGCCGGATAAttgtttctaa